From the genome of Spinacia oleracea cultivar Varoflay chromosome 2, BTI_SOV_V1, whole genome shotgun sequence, one region includes:
- the LOC110796808 gene encoding uncharacterized protein, giving the protein MKMAMREYRKGNWTMEETMILIEAKKKDDERRKLHRSKQSITSISTSISSSSSSSSKPITELRWKWVEEYCWGKGCFRSQNQCNDKWDNLMRDYKKVRDYQKNLPADHLKSYWNMDKLERKDKGLPTNMLPQIYQALFDVVESTSSTPTTTPTPTPTSTPTPTPTSTTGGHFLLPISMMEMQQTPPPSVVVPALQLSSPPPLPPSPLLPPPLLLPPPPPSSTFLSPQHLPPHPSPTLESERREYPHDPESSPAKRRRKEEGIAATTAAAEAAAAAATTTTTTLEEVSSAISRSAVMISEAIQASEGREERRHREMMNIQQSRLRVEESNLEMNRQGFNGLNEAINRLATSIFTWANSHKNQQGPS; this is encoded by the exons ATGAAAATGGCAATGAGAGAATACAGGAAAGGGAACTGgacaatggaagaaacaatgaTCTTAATTGAGGCAAAGAAGAAAGATGATGAAAGAAGGAAGTTGCATAGATCAAAACAAAGTATTACTAGTATTAGTACCAGtattagtagtagtagtagcagTAGTAGTAAGCCAATCACAGAGTTGAGGTGGAAATGGGTGGAGGAGTATTGTTGGGGAAAAGGGTGTTTTAGGAGCCAAAATCAGTGTAATGATAAATGGGATAATCTTATGAGAGACTACAAGAAAGTTAGAGATTACCAAAAGAACCTCCCCGCCGATCATCTCAAGTCTTACTGGAATATGGATAAGCTTGAGAGGAAAGACAAGGGTTTGCCTACTAATATGTTACCACAGATTTACCAAGCATTGTTTGATGTTGTTGAGTCTACTAGTAGTACTCCTACTACTACCCCAACTCCGACTCCGACTTCAACTCCAACTCCAACTCCAACTTCCACTACTGGTGGTCATTTTTTGTTGCCTATTTCAATGATGGAAATGCAGCAAACTCCGCCACCATCCGTGGTGGTTCCTGCATTGCAGCTGTCTTCCCCTCCACCTTTGCCACCTTCCCCACTCCTGCCTCCGCCATTGCTGCTGCCTCCTCCGCCTCCTTCCTcaacttttctctctcctcaacaccTGCCTCCTCATCCCTCACCTACACTGG AATCTGAACGAAGGGAATATCCTCATGATCCAGAATCATCACCAGCTAAGAGGAGAAGGAAAGAGGAAGGCATTGCGGCCACAACAGCGGCGgcagaagcagcagcagcagcagcaacaacaacaacaacaacgctAGAAGAAGTGAGCTCAGCAATTAGTAGGAGTGCTGTAATGATATCAGAGGCAATTCAAGCAAGTGAAGGGAGAGAAGAGAGGAGACACAGGGAGATGATGAACATACAACAATCAAGATTAAGGGTTGAAGAATCAAATTTAGAGATGAATAGACAAGGGTTTAATGGTTTGAATGAAGCAATTAATAGGCTTGCTACCTCCATTTTTACTTGGGCTAATTCTCACAAAAATCAGCAGGGACCttcttaa